From Schaalia sp. ZJ405, one genomic window encodes:
- a CDS encoding FtsW/RodA/SpoVE family cell cycle protein, with protein sequence MARQRDRVRLPKVNLSRVRIPKIRFAGTEESSQRSPVATYYLIVVPALVLTGFGLLMGFSAQAVTSIANGANPYTAYMRPVVIIIGSLIAAALAQMVPEKKWRQVAIPVFIFAVIFQSLVLSPLGYSEGGNANWVRIPGTDILMQPSELLKLALILMLARTLARPGSRNSDLKQMAVTAGGPIILALIAVMLGHDLGTAMVVAVAAFGALWVARLPGKWFLTLILVMIPVLTFLVFSNKTRLRRVAAILPWNQAERDLSAPEQIDHSLWALGSGGLTGLGPGASREKWNYLQAAHTDFIFAIIGEEFGLMGTLTVLVSIGLLVWGMVRVCQDSPSQFASIVTGGIAAWIGFQAIINVMSVTGMGPVIGVPLPLVSYGGSSFLFTATAIGVVASFARSHAGMRMIGAPDEASAGRDPRITPRRRPVR encoded by the coding sequence ATGGCTCGACAACGTGACCGAGTTCGCCTGCCGAAGGTCAACCTTTCGCGCGTGCGAATCCCGAAAATTCGTTTCGCTGGGACCGAGGAATCCTCGCAACGCTCACCCGTAGCGACGTACTACCTCATTGTTGTCCCCGCGCTCGTACTCACCGGATTCGGGCTGCTCATGGGGTTCTCCGCTCAGGCAGTGACATCGATTGCCAATGGAGCAAACCCGTACACGGCCTACATGCGTCCCGTCGTCATCATCATCGGCTCCCTGATCGCAGCGGCTTTAGCCCAGATGGTGCCTGAAAAGAAGTGGCGTCAAGTCGCGATTCCTGTCTTCATTTTTGCGGTGATCTTTCAGAGCCTCGTGCTGTCCCCTTTGGGCTATTCCGAGGGCGGTAACGCCAACTGGGTGCGGATCCCCGGAACCGATATTCTCATGCAGCCTTCGGAGCTCCTCAAACTGGCGTTGATCCTCATGCTGGCTCGAACGCTTGCACGCCCCGGCTCACGTAATTCCGACCTTAAACAGATGGCGGTCACCGCGGGAGGACCGATCATTCTTGCCCTCATCGCAGTGATGCTCGGACACGATCTAGGAACCGCGATGGTCGTTGCGGTTGCTGCGTTTGGGGCCCTGTGGGTGGCACGTTTGCCAGGCAAGTGGTTCCTCACGCTCATTCTCGTGATGATCCCGGTCCTGACATTCCTCGTATTTTCCAATAAGACGAGGCTGCGGCGTGTTGCGGCGATCCTTCCGTGGAACCAAGCCGAGCGTGACCTGTCAGCGCCGGAGCAAATTGACCATTCGCTGTGGGCACTGGGTTCTGGGGGGCTCACAGGGCTGGGGCCGGGGGCGTCGCGCGAAAAATGGAACTATCTCCAGGCGGCGCACACGGACTTCATCTTCGCCATCATCGGTGAGGAGTTCGGTCTGATGGGCACGCTGACGGTTCTGGTGTCCATCGGTCTTTTGGTGTGGGGAATGGTCCGGGTATGTCAGGACTCTCCCTCGCAATTTGCGTCCATCGTCACCGGAGGCATTGCCGCGTGGATTGGATTCCAAGCGATCATTAACGTCATGTCGGTCACGGGGATGGGACCGGTCATCGGTGTTCCGCTGCCCTTGGTGTCCTACGGTGGGTCTTCGTTCCTCTTCACAGCGACGGCGATCGGCGTTGTCGCGTCATTTGCTCGCTCCCATGCGGGAATGCGGATGATTGGTGCTCCCGACGAGGCATCTGCGGGACGTGATCCTCGAATTACTCCCCGGCGTCGTCCTGTTCGCTAA